One genomic segment of Colias croceus chromosome 16, ilColCroc2.1 includes these proteins:
- the LOC123698621 gene encoding uncharacterized protein LOC123698621 isoform X1 produces MLIGRVSEGKETKGIGEEGDRHNPCHEYETANELYDIMAENHRYHASNETLTASDLVILYKNLDIGTKLMTEAKYSQTKPSNQYVETVIYNDDQDTDDSDIGEIYSTEDIRNIMMINKERIDLINNTSSYETNLCQKFGNVAMNSSNLTSSYNENLLFKDPFIKDQLNSFIPENYNTNILPTSLLDYICCKRLEDNYNFYMDSVITYVKHTIEHLRRISNGDYLTDKAKKKWREVVDPVCKGQDDDKNILANSISIPLNVTPKLNGLNRMWEDTVHSEVDVRSLSKLLEKRIVLEIPKLICGTYKLFSQQYNDNLIIHCKKETQSVNNDTQSRVDIVLKIKKSDSGHVISKLDSIMILQTLPQTSIEDCIATEPLAIMYNPPDHMKEDSPKIMELNEDDEESKETMYESNMFTNKSQETFEDSLIGTDTDMSSISPQCRNQDFADTFISHKTIIDTKTYSDEQTEANLCITTPNELYCTLQRLSMNSPVPEESEIPIKKKKSASKIRIKSPYENASHAMEEKKRKRLLEIRERRENKKKALSEHCKISKHKYNKGAVMARASSSVTKLSITNKSFYNSIYGQAMNNEVKSKKGRKFNNEDLKIVVDLDSSNEKPQIKSPKLDKSKDKIIYVNHSYYLDHADTQVMRLQMKQMSETDNTAGGTAPTSVASDDFSSNLSLLKDLISPTLTINSPDEKNKSSPNFKLINEEIATFKTETAPIESRQSITNIVPTNTPKEINLSVNKESPKHQPTCAPTVECRKSIDKIYNLIQKPAKTDTSQLDSAEKLELNVGSSDGEDKYEEGYHCTQASDSGTSVKHHLASSIPSCFSFERANKDQQIKKNVIKKSEIPISVHPKVTIDSKNQVTRSNDDKTKRDRRKISSPMHKIAENPLKAISQLLHEFENVQKSRLKNESKTNKKLNSEQKNSGRQVTFKRPLHQDQHPKDSEHVSRVSTPKERKSRHNNTLLQTSKLSNTKTSMDEKLNRKKVTDILDEVKEARGEAVRGPPKTHSRLDSLAQPKKSYIQSNSEQYQNRNVRNILNKQQRVTNNTVADRREAFNLRQKRRLELSQKPHSAVPPLGSRRSSSSSPDGNHKRSPLPATAPSHKHTIPEAPKTLIKKMVAVESYVTNHYGRSSPIRDLKDFIGAQKSRVPLIPTDLDIGSVTSSRTAEESTTLGKKLHYMIDTMVNTALPALTSLNEQKERSKDDLNEAFVENMDQYDELISNTEFPIDIFGDKSITTAVASLPRDNNHNESIRNSNIDFMTYDIQPFNSTTELQRLENALYRRLSAATFQKRLRIKNLTLTPKHSLQQVFVLHSGDAGSIVVKSTLSQKFTKSKSKTKTELYTPTHSKSLIDWTFANFPKQYATVGYAVPSMYKIDNSQKTAESVEATSDSQHSEENRSIKSDIKSNKNDQCFYESPALLEEEKRAQVSGATVVVAEKNSLQDKCDEKPDLSSLNGREPSKVHQENLNESSLSLISSNIDTTSLDILVGLLNEIKNITSCQTYITKNEHRVNDDEYKELEFILKNAKLQEYSVEHSPQDALSFANLKDVGENCNLCALLTSSNSAKYGPLINSTPVRSDKEVNVNFSGIEYVHTFTEVPSRFFPITVHHSTNVTSSLIGVISEPSEHSLFSDYQTLYCNSSTKRIIELPDIPSKPSLHELIQSESKVTNKTKENTNQLVMRDNSVVHCDSSDVKRRRKEVKNDLLDFDPMLKMKRDVLVTVYSILVMTVFAALSFPEILYSY; encoded by the exons ATGTTGATAGGACGAGTGTCTGAGGGCAAAGAGACAAAAGGGATTGGAGAAGAAGGCGATAGACACAACCCTTGCCATGAATACGAAACTGCTAATGAATTATACGATATAATGGCTGAAAATCATCGCTACCATGCCAGCA ATGAAACTCTAACAGCAAGTGACTTagtaatattgtataaaaaccTAGATATCGGCACAAAACTTATGACTGAGGCAAAGTATTCCCAAACAAAACCATCTAACCAATATGTGGAGACCGTCATATACAATGATGATCAAGATACCGATGATTCTGACATTGGTGAAATTTATAGCACTGAAGATATACggaatattatgatgataaataaagaaagaatAGATTTGATAAACAACACATCGTCTTATGAAACTAATCTTTGTCAAAAATTTGGTAATGTTGCTATGAATTCGAGTAATTTAACATCGTCTTATAATGAAAATCTCCTTTTTAAGGACCCATTTATTAAAGATCAGTTAAATAGTTTCATtcctgaaaattataatactaatatCCTACCAACGTCATTGCTCGACTACATTTGCTGTAAAAGGCTAGAAgacaattacaatttttacatgGATAGCGTTATCACATATGTGAAACATACAATAGAACATCTTAGGAGAATCAGCAATGGGGATTACTTAACGGATAAAGCAAAGAAGAAATGGAGAGAGGTTGTAGATCCTGTTTGTAAGGGACAAGATGacgataaaaacattttagcaAATTCAATTAGCATCCCTTTAAATGTTACGCCAAAGTTGAATGGTCTTAATAGAATGTGGGAGGATACAGTACACTCTGAAGTAGATGTGAGATCCCTCTCCAAGTTATTGGAGAAAAGAATTGTACTTGAAATTCCAAAATTAATTTGTGGAACTTATAAGTTATTTAGTCAACAATATAATGACAATTTGATAATCCATTGCAAAAAGGAAACTCAATCTGTCAATAACGACACGCAGTCACGTGttgatattgtattaaaaataaaaaaatctgattCAGGGCATGTTATAAGTAAACTGGACTCTATCATgattttacaaactttaccTCAGACGTCTATCGAAG ATTGTATAGCAACTGAACCTTTAGCAATAATGTACAATCCTCCTGATCATATGAAAGAGGATTCACCTAAAATAATGGAATTAAATGAAGATGATGAAGAAAGCAAAGAAACTATGTATGAATCAAACATGTTTACCAATAAATCGCAAGAAACCTTTGAAGATTCACTGATTGGTACCGACACTGATATGAGTAGCATTTCGCCACAATGTAGGAATCAAGATTTTGCTGACACGTTTATTTCACACAAAACTATTATTGATACTAAGACGTATAGCGATGAACAGACTGAAGCAAATTTGTGTATTACAACACCAAACGAATTATATTGCACTCTACAACGTTTATCTATGAACTCTCCGGTACCAGAAGAAAGTGAAATCCCAATTAAGAAGAAAAAGTCAGCTTCGAAAATTCGAATCAAATCTCCATATGAAAATGCATCCCATGCAATGGAAGAGAAGAAAAGAAAGAGACTTCTTGAAATACGCGAGAGACgggaaaataagaaaaaagctTTGAGTGAACATTGTAAAATATCGAAACACAAATATAACAAAGGAGCTGTTATGGCTCGAGCATCAAGTTCAGTTACGAAACTATCAATTACTAATAAATCTTTTTACAACTCTATATACGGCCAAGCAATGAATAACGAAGTTAAAAGCAAAAAAGGTCGAAAGTTCAATAATGAAGACTTAAAAATTGTTGTTGATTTAGATAGTTCTAATGAAAAACCACAAATAAAATCTCCAAAATTAGATAAAAGTAAAGATAAGATAATATACGTCAATCATAGTTATTATCTTGATCATGCTGATACTCAAGTGATGCGCTTACAAATGAAACAAATGTCCGAAACTGACAATACTGCGGGAGGCACTGCCCCTACATCAGTAGCCTCAGATGATTTTAGCTCTAATTTGAGCTTACTCAAAGACCTTATTAGTCCAACATTAACCATTAATAGTCCTGATGAAAAAAACAAATCCTCGCCGAATTTCAA GCTTATAAATGAGGAAATTGCGACCTTTAAAACGGAAACAGCGCCAATTGAATCCAGACAAAGCATTACAAACATAGTTCCTACTAATACCCCAAAGGAAATTAACTTAAGCGTTAATAAAGAATCGCCAAAACACCAGCCGACTTGTGCCCCTACAGTAGAATGTCGAAaaagtatcgataaaatttataatctaatCCAAAAACCTGCAAAAACTGACACATCTCAATTAGATTCAGCAGAAAAACTAGAACTAAATGTGGGAAGTAGCGATGGTGAGGATAAATATGAAGAAGGGTACCATTGCACTCAAGCTAGTGATAGTGGAACTAGTGTAAAACATCATTTAGCTTCATCAATTCCAAGCTGTTTTAGTTTCGAGAGAGCCAATAAAGatcaacaaattaaaaagaatgTTATCAAAAAAAGTGAAATACCCATTTCAGTACACCCAAAAGTAACAATTGATAGCAAAAATCAAGTTACACGATCAAACGACGACAAAACAAAAAGAGATCGAAGAAAGATAAGTAGTCCTATGCACAAAATTGCTGAAAATCCATTAAAAGCTATTTCTCAACTGCTACATGAATTTGAAAATGTTCAAAAGAGCCGCCTTAAAAATGAATCCAAGACGAACAAAAAGCTTAATTCAGAACAAAAGAATAGCGGTCGACAAGTTACTTTCAAACGACCGCTTCACCAAGACCAACACCCTAAAGACAGTGAACATGTTTCTCGAGTTTCAACTCCAAAAGAAAGAAAGTCACgacataataatacattacttcaaacttcaaaattGTCAAACACCAAGACATCTATGGATGAGaaattgaatagaaaaaaagttACGGATATATTAGACGAAGTCAAAGAAGCTAGAGGTGAGGCGGTACGTGGACCACCAAAGACACATTCAAGACTTGATAGTTTAGCACAACCTAAGAAATCTTATATTCAGTCTAATAGTGAACAATATCAGAACCGAAATgtgagaaatattttaaataaacaacaaagaGTTACAAATAATACAGTGGCTGATAGAAGAGAAGCATTTAACTTAAGACAAAAGCGAAGATTAGAACTGTCTCAAAAACCACATTCCGCCGTACCACCCCTAG GTTCTAGACGGTCGTCAAGTAGCAGCCCCGATGGAAATCATAAACGTTCCCCATTGCCAGCGACTGCACCGTCCCATAAACATACCATACCAGAAGCGCCTAAAACATT gattAAAAAGATGGTCGCGGTGGAATCGTATGTAACTAACCATTATGGACGCAGTTCGCCGATACGAGATTTAAAAGATTTCATTGGGGCTCAAAAGTCCCGAGTACCGCTGATACCAACTGATCTTGATATAg GATCTGTAACATCATCTCGGACCGCAGAGGAATCTACTACGCttggaaaaaaattacattatatgaTTGATACAATGGTAAACACAGCTCTTCCTGCATTAACTTCACTTAATGAACAAAAAGAAAGAAGCAAAGATGATTTAAACGAAGCATTTGTAGAAAATATGGACCAATATGACgaacttatatctaataccgaaTTCCCAATTGATATCTTTGGAGATAAAAGTATCACTACAGCTGTAGCAAGTCTACCAAGGGATAATAATCATAATGAATCTATTCGTAATAGTAATATCGATTTTATGACATACGATATTCAACCTTTCAATTCCACAACAGAGTTACAGCGGCTAGAAAATGCATTATACCGCCGATTATCAGCGGCTACATTTCAAAAACGTCTGCGGATTAAGAATTTAACATTAACGCCTAAACATTCTTTGCAGCAAGTTTTTGTATTACATTCTGGTGATGCTGGTTCCATTGTTGTTAAATCTACATTATCACAAAAATTTACTAAATCAAAGTCAAAAACTAAAACAGAACTGTATACACCTACTCATTCCAAATCACTTATTGATTGGACATTTGCAAACTTCCCGAAACAGTACGCAACAGTTGGCTATGCTGTACCTAGTATgtataaaatagataattcTCAAAAAACAGCTGAGTCCGTAGAAGCTACATCGGACAGTCAACATTCCGAGGAAAATCGAAGTATTAAATCTGacattaaatcaaataaaaatgatcaATGTTTTTACGAGTCCCCTGCACTTTTGGAAGAAGAGAAACGTGCACAAGTAAGCGGAGCAACTGTTGTTGTTGCTGAAAAAAATTCTCTTCAAGACAAGTGTGACGAAAAACCAGATCTAAGTTCACTAAATGGTAGGGAACCTTCCAAAGTACATCAGGAAAATTTAAACGAATCCAGTCTAAGTCTTATTTCGAGTAACATAGATACTACATCTCTCGATATATTAGTAGGTTTActcaatgaaattaaaaatatcacttCTTGTCAAACGTACATAACTAAAAATGAACATCGTGTTAATGATGATGAATATAAAGAATTAGAATTCATTTTGAAAAATGCAAAATTACAGGAATATTCAGTTGAACATAGTCCCCAAGATGCACTATCTTTCGCCAATTTAAAAGATGTTGGAGAAAATTGCAATTTATGTGCTTTATTAACAAGTTCAAATTCAGCTAAATATGGACCATTGATAAATAGTACGCCCGTGCGATCGGATAAGGAAGTAAACGTAAACTTTTCTGGCATTGAATATGTGCACACATTCACTGAAGTACCTTCTCGATTTTTTCCTATTACAGTCCACCATAGCACTAATGTGACGAGCTCTCTCATCGGTGTTATCAGCGAACCCTCCGAACACTCTTTATTTTCAGATTATCAAACACTTTATTGCAATTCTTCAACTAAAAGAATTATAGAACTACCTGATATTCCATCGAAACCATCACTGCATGAATTGATACAGTCAGAATcaaaagtaactaataaaactaaagaaaatacaaatcaACTTGTAATGCGTGACAATTCTGTAGTTCACTGCGATTCATCAGATGTAAAGAGACGGAGAAAGGAAGTAAAAAATGATCTGTTAGATTTTGATCCCatgttaaaaatgaaaagagatgTTTTAGTAACTGTGTATTCTATTCTTGTAATGACAGTATTTGCTGCATTGTCTTTCCCTGAAATTTTATATagctactaa
- the LOC123698621 gene encoding uncharacterized protein LOC123698621 isoform X2, whose amino-acid sequence MLIGRVSEGKETKGIGEEGDRHNPCHEYETANELYDIMAENHRYHASNETLTASDLVILYKNLDIGTKLMTEAKYSQTKPSNQYVETVIYNDDQDTDDSDIGEIYSTEDIRNIMMINKERIDLINNTSSYETNLCQKFGNVAMNSSNLTSSYNENLLFKDPFIKDQLNSFIPENYNTNILPTSLLDYICCKRLEDNYNFYMDSVITYVKHTIEHLRRISNGDYLTDKAKKKWREVVDPVCKGQDDDKNILANSISIPLNVTPKLNGLNRMWEDTVHSEVDVRSLSKLLEKRIVLEIPKLICGTYKLFSQQYNDNLIIHCKKETQSVNNDTQSRVDIVLKIKKSDSGHVISKLDSIMILQTLPQTSIEDCIATEPLAIMYNPPDHMKEDSPKIMELNEDDEESKETMYESNMFTNKSQETFEDSLIGTDTDMSSISPQCRNQDFADTFISHKTIIDTKTYSDEQTEANLCITTPNELYCTLQRLSMNSPVPEESEIPIKKKKSASKIRIKSPYENASHAMEEKKRKRLLEIRERRENKKKALSEHCKISKHKYNKGAVMARASSSVTKLSITNKSFYNSIYGQAMNNEVKSKKGRKFNNEDLKIVVDLDSSNEKPQIKSPKLDKSKDKIIYVNHSYYLDHADTQVMRLQMKQMSETDNTAGGTAPTSVASDDFSSNLSLLKDLISPTLTINSPDEKNKSSPNFKLINEEIATFKTETAPIESRQSITNIVPTNTPKEINLSVNKESPKHQPTCAPTVECRKSIDKIYNLIQKPAKTDTSQLDSAEKLELNVGSSDGEDKYEEGYHCTQASDSGTSVKHHLASSIPSCFSFERANKDQQIKKNVIKKSEIPISVHPKVTIDSKNQVTRSNDDKTKRDRRKISSPMHKIAENPLKAISQLLHEFENVQKSRLKNESKTNKKLNSEQKNSGRQVTFKRPLHQDQHPKDSEHVSRVSTPKERKSRHNNTLLQTSKLSNTKTSMDEKLNRKKVTDILDEVKEARGEAVRGPPKTHSRLDSLAQPKKSYIQSNSEQYQNRNVRNILNKQQRVTNNTVADRREAFNLRQKRRLELSQKPHSAVPPLGSRRSSSSSPDGNHKRSPLPATAPSHKHTIPEAPKTLIKKMVAVESYVTNHYGRSSPIRDLKDFIGAQKSRVPLIPTDLDIGSVTSSRTAEESTTLGKKLHYMIDTMVNTALPALTSLNEQKERSKDDLNEAFVENMDQYDELISNTEFPIDIFGDKSITTAVASLPRDNNHNESIRNSNIDFMTYDIQPFNSTTELQRLENALYRRLSAATFQKRLRIKNLTLTPKHSLQQVFVLHSGDAGSIVVKSTLSQKFTKSKSKTKTELYTPTHSKSLIDWTFANFPKQYATVGYAVPSMYKIDNSQKTAESVEATSDSQHSEENRSIKSDIKSNKNDQCFYESPALLEEEKRAQVSGATVVVAEKNSLQDKCDEKPDLSSLNGIFS is encoded by the exons ATGTTGATAGGACGAGTGTCTGAGGGCAAAGAGACAAAAGGGATTGGAGAAGAAGGCGATAGACACAACCCTTGCCATGAATACGAAACTGCTAATGAATTATACGATATAATGGCTGAAAATCATCGCTACCATGCCAGCA ATGAAACTCTAACAGCAAGTGACTTagtaatattgtataaaaaccTAGATATCGGCACAAAACTTATGACTGAGGCAAAGTATTCCCAAACAAAACCATCTAACCAATATGTGGAGACCGTCATATACAATGATGATCAAGATACCGATGATTCTGACATTGGTGAAATTTATAGCACTGAAGATATACggaatattatgatgataaataaagaaagaatAGATTTGATAAACAACACATCGTCTTATGAAACTAATCTTTGTCAAAAATTTGGTAATGTTGCTATGAATTCGAGTAATTTAACATCGTCTTATAATGAAAATCTCCTTTTTAAGGACCCATTTATTAAAGATCAGTTAAATAGTTTCATtcctgaaaattataatactaatatCCTACCAACGTCATTGCTCGACTACATTTGCTGTAAAAGGCTAGAAgacaattacaatttttacatgGATAGCGTTATCACATATGTGAAACATACAATAGAACATCTTAGGAGAATCAGCAATGGGGATTACTTAACGGATAAAGCAAAGAAGAAATGGAGAGAGGTTGTAGATCCTGTTTGTAAGGGACAAGATGacgataaaaacattttagcaAATTCAATTAGCATCCCTTTAAATGTTACGCCAAAGTTGAATGGTCTTAATAGAATGTGGGAGGATACAGTACACTCTGAAGTAGATGTGAGATCCCTCTCCAAGTTATTGGAGAAAAGAATTGTACTTGAAATTCCAAAATTAATTTGTGGAACTTATAAGTTATTTAGTCAACAATATAATGACAATTTGATAATCCATTGCAAAAAGGAAACTCAATCTGTCAATAACGACACGCAGTCACGTGttgatattgtattaaaaataaaaaaatctgattCAGGGCATGTTATAAGTAAACTGGACTCTATCATgattttacaaactttaccTCAGACGTCTATCGAAG ATTGTATAGCAACTGAACCTTTAGCAATAATGTACAATCCTCCTGATCATATGAAAGAGGATTCACCTAAAATAATGGAATTAAATGAAGATGATGAAGAAAGCAAAGAAACTATGTATGAATCAAACATGTTTACCAATAAATCGCAAGAAACCTTTGAAGATTCACTGATTGGTACCGACACTGATATGAGTAGCATTTCGCCACAATGTAGGAATCAAGATTTTGCTGACACGTTTATTTCACACAAAACTATTATTGATACTAAGACGTATAGCGATGAACAGACTGAAGCAAATTTGTGTATTACAACACCAAACGAATTATATTGCACTCTACAACGTTTATCTATGAACTCTCCGGTACCAGAAGAAAGTGAAATCCCAATTAAGAAGAAAAAGTCAGCTTCGAAAATTCGAATCAAATCTCCATATGAAAATGCATCCCATGCAATGGAAGAGAAGAAAAGAAAGAGACTTCTTGAAATACGCGAGAGACgggaaaataagaaaaaagctTTGAGTGAACATTGTAAAATATCGAAACACAAATATAACAAAGGAGCTGTTATGGCTCGAGCATCAAGTTCAGTTACGAAACTATCAATTACTAATAAATCTTTTTACAACTCTATATACGGCCAAGCAATGAATAACGAAGTTAAAAGCAAAAAAGGTCGAAAGTTCAATAATGAAGACTTAAAAATTGTTGTTGATTTAGATAGTTCTAATGAAAAACCACAAATAAAATCTCCAAAATTAGATAAAAGTAAAGATAAGATAATATACGTCAATCATAGTTATTATCTTGATCATGCTGATACTCAAGTGATGCGCTTACAAATGAAACAAATGTCCGAAACTGACAATACTGCGGGAGGCACTGCCCCTACATCAGTAGCCTCAGATGATTTTAGCTCTAATTTGAGCTTACTCAAAGACCTTATTAGTCCAACATTAACCATTAATAGTCCTGATGAAAAAAACAAATCCTCGCCGAATTTCAA GCTTATAAATGAGGAAATTGCGACCTTTAAAACGGAAACAGCGCCAATTGAATCCAGACAAAGCATTACAAACATAGTTCCTACTAATACCCCAAAGGAAATTAACTTAAGCGTTAATAAAGAATCGCCAAAACACCAGCCGACTTGTGCCCCTACAGTAGAATGTCGAAaaagtatcgataaaatttataatctaatCCAAAAACCTGCAAAAACTGACACATCTCAATTAGATTCAGCAGAAAAACTAGAACTAAATGTGGGAAGTAGCGATGGTGAGGATAAATATGAAGAAGGGTACCATTGCACTCAAGCTAGTGATAGTGGAACTAGTGTAAAACATCATTTAGCTTCATCAATTCCAAGCTGTTTTAGTTTCGAGAGAGCCAATAAAGatcaacaaattaaaaagaatgTTATCAAAAAAAGTGAAATACCCATTTCAGTACACCCAAAAGTAACAATTGATAGCAAAAATCAAGTTACACGATCAAACGACGACAAAACAAAAAGAGATCGAAGAAAGATAAGTAGTCCTATGCACAAAATTGCTGAAAATCCATTAAAAGCTATTTCTCAACTGCTACATGAATTTGAAAATGTTCAAAAGAGCCGCCTTAAAAATGAATCCAAGACGAACAAAAAGCTTAATTCAGAACAAAAGAATAGCGGTCGACAAGTTACTTTCAAACGACCGCTTCACCAAGACCAACACCCTAAAGACAGTGAACATGTTTCTCGAGTTTCAACTCCAAAAGAAAGAAAGTCACgacataataatacattacttcaaacttcaaaattGTCAAACACCAAGACATCTATGGATGAGaaattgaatagaaaaaaagttACGGATATATTAGACGAAGTCAAAGAAGCTAGAGGTGAGGCGGTACGTGGACCACCAAAGACACATTCAAGACTTGATAGTTTAGCACAACCTAAGAAATCTTATATTCAGTCTAATAGTGAACAATATCAGAACCGAAATgtgagaaatattttaaataaacaacaaagaGTTACAAATAATACAGTGGCTGATAGAAGAGAAGCATTTAACTTAAGACAAAAGCGAAGATTAGAACTGTCTCAAAAACCACATTCCGCCGTACCACCCCTAG GTTCTAGACGGTCGTCAAGTAGCAGCCCCGATGGAAATCATAAACGTTCCCCATTGCCAGCGACTGCACCGTCCCATAAACATACCATACCAGAAGCGCCTAAAACATT gattAAAAAGATGGTCGCGGTGGAATCGTATGTAACTAACCATTATGGACGCAGTTCGCCGATACGAGATTTAAAAGATTTCATTGGGGCTCAAAAGTCCCGAGTACCGCTGATACCAACTGATCTTGATATAg GATCTGTAACATCATCTCGGACCGCAGAGGAATCTACTACGCttggaaaaaaattacattatatgaTTGATACAATGGTAAACACAGCTCTTCCTGCATTAACTTCACTTAATGAACAAAAAGAAAGAAGCAAAGATGATTTAAACGAAGCATTTGTAGAAAATATGGACCAATATGACgaacttatatctaataccgaaTTCCCAATTGATATCTTTGGAGATAAAAGTATCACTACAGCTGTAGCAAGTCTACCAAGGGATAATAATCATAATGAATCTATTCGTAATAGTAATATCGATTTTATGACATACGATATTCAACCTTTCAATTCCACAACAGAGTTACAGCGGCTAGAAAATGCATTATACCGCCGATTATCAGCGGCTACATTTCAAAAACGTCTGCGGATTAAGAATTTAACATTAACGCCTAAACATTCTTTGCAGCAAGTTTTTGTATTACATTCTGGTGATGCTGGTTCCATTGTTGTTAAATCTACATTATCACAAAAATTTACTAAATCAAAGTCAAAAACTAAAACAGAACTGTATACACCTACTCATTCCAAATCACTTATTGATTGGACATTTGCAAACTTCCCGAAACAGTACGCAACAGTTGGCTATGCTGTACCTAGTATgtataaaatagataattcTCAAAAAACAGCTGAGTCCGTAGAAGCTACATCGGACAGTCAACATTCCGAGGAAAATCGAAGTATTAAATCTGacattaaatcaaataaaaatgatcaATGTTTTTACGAGTCCCCTGCACTTTTGGAAGAAGAGAAACGTGCACAAGTAAGCGGAGCAACTGTTGTTGTTGCTGAAAAAAATTCTCTTCAAGACAAGTGTGACGAAAAACCAGATCTAAGTTCACTAAATG GAATATTCAGTTGA